The proteins below are encoded in one region of Salvelinus alpinus chromosome 27, SLU_Salpinus.1, whole genome shotgun sequence:
- the LOC139556183 gene encoding proline-rich nuclear receptor coactivator 2-like translates to MLGESLINIEPNLDNVENNKPSILTSYHVGASLGKTRQALLKKGGRKLRSTTSGLQRTHQQPRQKTPRNNPTRLADINNNVAACKAPSAELPTHRTQATVLTCHHLKQGTKKELLKSKNGRVERATTPGDQSVHNLDRLDQAAQNLNTRSQRSRHVNAPCNAPSVQKYDNSCHTKPNSAPFQLLRREEKNPFNSVDNVKIVTVSPAELVPEDELKDGEKIYAGAKFSEPPSPSVLPKPPSHWVGETAPQHSDHSREQITFHLKSLLKVQDKP, encoded by the exons ATGTTGGGCGAATCACTAATAAATATTGAACCAAATCTGGACAACGTTGAAAACAATAAGCCATCCATTTTGACTTCCTATCACGTCGGGGCAAGCCTAGGCAAAACAAGGCAAGCACTGTTGAAGAAAGGTGGGAGAAAATTGCGTTCAACAACGTCAGGGTTGCAGCGGACACACCAACAACCGCGCCAAAAAACGCCGAGAAACAACCCCACGCGCCTAGCAGACATCAACAACAATGTCGCAGCTTGTAAAGCCCCAAGTGCCGAACTCCCAACCCACCGGACCCAGGCGACTGTGCTGACCTGTCACCATCTAAAGCAGGGGACAAAGAAAGAG CTGCTGAAGTCAAAAAATGGGAGAGTGGAGAGGGCCACAACACCAGGTGACCAGTCTGTCCACAACCTCGATAGACTCGATCAAGCTGCCCAAAATCTCAACACCCGGAGCCAAAGGAGCAGGCACGTTAATGCACCTTGCAATGCTCCCTCAGTACAGAAATATGACAACAGCTGCCACACGAAGCCCAATTCTGCTCCCTTCCAGCTCCTCCGTAGAGAGGAGAAGAATCCCTTCAACTCAGTTGACAATGTCAAGATTGTGACTGTATCCCCAGCTGAGCTTGTGCCTGAGGATGAGCTGAAAGACGGAGAGAAGATCTATGCTGGAGCTAAATTCAGCGAGCCCCCGTCTCCAAGTGTCCTGCCCAAACCACCGAGTCATTGGGTCGGCGAGACTGCCCCCCAACATTCCGACCACAGCCGAGAGCAAATTACGTTTCATTTGAAGTCTCTGCTGAAGGTTCAAGATAAACCATGA